One genomic region from Labeo rohita strain BAU-BD-2019 chromosome 7, IGBB_LRoh.1.0, whole genome shotgun sequence encodes:
- the si:ch211-63p21.8 gene encoding kelch-like protein 33 translates to MEFTRKYLPMEWEERWRREKERRKRMIDEGGEKVEEEKRRLKWIMSYNDSRIGMKKEAVKENEGDDVEEDELQRYHRQSYPGEIYQTLEEMKMENVLTDMNLSTEDGLSLHVHSLVMAAVSSFIQQKLQERDGDEKEISLRLGPEVIGSGLAAVVEFAYTGAIINLSKDNMTQIQTAAVSLGAPRVLELVKVKEDGGNKKEELKKISVEEQMKVGLQSMQDLWAKRVGCDVELVAEGTVFHAHRVLLAASSDYFRGMFTSGMKESQQESVPLLLIGAAELEALLHCAYSGALLLGWGCVFELACTSLQFQFQPAISLCLKFLEQEMDVHNCLDVASFAEAYGMADLMELAEDFVLRRFQEISATPKFQDLPAEKLLQFLRCDALSIPSELAVFRAVVTWVEADPTERLPQAEELMRAVRFPFMTFREFREVRAVNLSMECSGEVEVELYKSALKEFGFGISDCVAQRRIRHPKDALVLVGGDELHPDMGNRIPSRQLWFANSLRSGTGIVKEIEWRLLGEMPDQPRFRHGVGVLDGQLYVAGGCYFYAKTDTMKSVYRYDPERDHWKRLSDLHELRSNFTLVVSGDGLFAIGGDKDINTNLDSVEKYSPETDSWSFCHPLDQALSGHAATVWGGEIFISGGFNCKYVCLVSMFLYHPERGTTYLAEMTHDRAQHCMESLKNRFYVAGGVCNLRKYYTDQLVCEIYNPVRDIWMVFTPLPIPHVGAASAVLEERLYILGGYCQEDYSESRLTHRYDTVTQRWESMGKMPGPVTDIRACLLHLPDQIRK, encoded by the exons atggaatttacaagaaaatatctgccCATGGAATGGGAGGAACGCTGgagaagagagaaagagcgcAGGAAAAGGATGATAGACGAAGGAGGAGAGAAGGTTGAGGAGGAGAAAAGGAGGCTAAAATGGATCATGTCCTATAACGACAGCAGGATAGGAATGAAAAAGGAGGCGGTGAAGGAAAATGAGGGTGACGATGTGGAAGAGGATGAACTGCAAAGGTACCACAGACAAAGTTACCCGGGTGAGATCTACCAGACTCTGGAGGAGATGAAGATGGAGAACGTCCTCACGGACATGAACCTGAGCACAGAGGATGGGCTGAGCCTCCACGTTCACTCACTTGTCATGGCTGCGGTGAGCTCCTTCATCCAGCAAAAGCTCCAGGAGAGGGATGGAGATGAGAAGGAGATCTCACTGAGATTAGGTCCTGAAGTTATTGGTTCTGGTTTGGCTGCAGTGGTGGAGTTTGCCTACACTGGAGCCATCATCAATCTGAGCAAAGACAACATGACGCAGATTCAGACTGCAGCTGTTAGTCTGGGAGCTCCAAGAGTCCTGGAGCTTGTCAAAGTGAAGGAAGATGGAGGTAATAAGAAAGAAGAATTGAAAAAGATCTCAGTGGAAGAGCAAATGAAGGTCGGCCTGCAGTCCATGCAGGACTTATGGGCCAAAAGAGTGGGATGCGATGTAGAACTGGTTGCAGAAGGAACAGTCTTTCATG CTCACAGGGTGCTCCTGGCAGCCAGCAGTGACTACTTTAGAGGCATGTTTACCAGTGGTATGAAGGAGAGCCAGCAAGAGTCCGTGCCTCTGCTGTTAATTGGAGCTGCTGAACTTGAGGCCCTCCTGCACTGCGCCTACAGCGGTGCTCTGCTGCTCGGATGGGGCTGTGTGTTTGAACTTGCCTGCACCTCACTCCAGTTTCAATTTCAGCCAGCTATCTCGCTCTGCCTCAAGTTCCTGGAGCAAGAAATGGACGTCCACAACTGCCTGGACGTGGCGTCTTTCGCAGAGGCCTACGGCATGGCTGACTTGATGGAGCTGGCTGAGGATTTTGTTCTCAGACGCTTCCAAGAAATATCTGCCACCCCAAAGTTTCAGGACCTCCCGGCCGAGAAGCTTCTGCAGTTCCTCCGATGCGATGCGCTGTCCATTCCATCAGAGCTGGCTGTTTTCCGAGCGGTCGTCACTTGGGTGGAAGCGGATCCCACCGAACGGCTCCCGCAGGCCGAAGAGCTCATGCGTGCTGTGCGTTTTCCATTCATGACCTTCCGAGAATTTCGAGAAGTTCGTGCTGTGAACCTGAGCATGGAATGCAGTGGAGAAGTCGAGGTTGAACTCTACAAATCAGCACTGAAGGAGTTTGGATTTGGCATCTCTGACTGCGTGGCGCAGCGACGTATACGTCACCCCAAAGACGCCCTGGTTTTGGTTGGAGGTGATGAGCTGCATCCAGACATGGGGAATCGGATTCCCAGCAGGCAGCTCTGGTTTGCCAACTCTCTGAGAAGTGGAACAGGCATCGTGAAGGAGATTGAGTGGAGATTGCTGGGAGAAATGCCAGATCAGCCCAGATTTAGACACGGCGTTGGGGTCCTTGATGGTCAACTATATGTAGCTGGAGGCTGCTACTTCTACGCTAAGACTGACACCATGAAATCTGTTTACAG GTACGACCCTGAGCGAGACCACTGGAAAAGGCTGTCAGACCTTCATGAACTGAGGAGTAACTTTACGCTGGTGGTAAGTGGAGACGGCCTGTTTGCCATCGGAGGAGACAAAGACATCAACACAAATCTTGACAGTGTGGAAAAATACTCACCAGAAACAGATTCCTGGAG CTTCTGCCATCCTTTGGACCAAGCCTTGAGCGGTCATGCTGCCACCGTTTGGGGAGGCGAGATCTTCATATCAGGAGGCTTCAACTGTAAATACGTATGCCTGGTGTCCATGTTCCTCTACCACCCAGAGAGGGGAACCACGTACCTCGCCGAGATGACCCACGACCGGGCCCAGCACTGCATGGAGAGCCTGAAAAACCGTTTCTATGTAGCTGGTGGAGTGTGCAACCTCCGTAAGTACTACACCGATCAACTAGTCTGTGAGATCTACAACCCTGTACGTGACATCTGGATGGTGTTCACTCCTCTTCCCATTCCCCACGTCGGCGCGGCCTCTGCCGTCCTGGAGGAAAGGCTGTATATTCTCGGTGGTTATTGCCAGGAGGACTATAGCGAGTCCAGACTCACTCATCGCTATGACACTGTGACTCAGAGATGGGAAAGTATGGGAAAGATGCCTGGTCCTGTCACAGATATACGCGCATGCCTCCTTCATCTGCCTGATCAAATCAGAAAATGA
- the LOC127168405 gene encoding G2/M phase-specific E3 ubiquitin-protein ligase: MDCGRGMFCPFCGKHMSSLTRFCFTCGRCLEFLKDVDQTETPGTSRQPDSAKQTEQPCPSYKQFMEYRSLKSKERQSFNYGPKGKFKPKERKHIQINVGLMVPHETDGTDLKPLRGKTLPLFTDPEVAAPDLLKQAVQKMRTFNKDMPEGPYVLLYPDCSEVVHVPGSERPFKLAEYKKEIGKAYSRITFFICLEKHYKRVDDTSDSDSDSEIVITTRSTAEFNQADTLVFEPQNRSTPKLKLEDEREETDITLPDIVANLSLPIDHKRVSRFNISRANVWDGAVRGFKRTTYSETCDMLVKFTDDTGVLEEGIDTGGPRREFLTLLMKHLKDRPIFDGPEGHRFLVYNANAVREDEYYLAGKMIAVSVVHGGPGPHFLSKDLVHYLAGQPSFKAPVNLITDAEIGKALQEIENATSLDALHECMMRHSTMLQTAGCLRHVATVEEKREIVSDYLQWYIIDCNSSVIDRFREGLSTLEFLTALQQHPTLLAPVLCHSEKQLTAFDLEVLFKPDLSPSGSNRRLKESQTVGYWADYLLDCEEGQAAVSVEDVLMFATGLSSLPPSGLEPPPKIQFLDNSAFPMANTCTNSLKLPLLDSYILFKSQMDFGIQNSPGFGCF, from the exons ATGGACTGCGGCCGAGGGATGTTTTGCCCGTTTTGTGGCAAACACATGAGCAGCTTAACGCGGTTTTGCTTTACGTGTGGTCGGTGTTTGGAGTTCCTAAAGGACGTGGACCAGACGGAAACACCGGGGACGTCTCGACAGCCGGACAGTGCTAAGCAAA CAGAACAACCATGCCCATCGTACAAACAGTTCATGGAGTACAGAAGCTTGAAGTCAAAAGAACGGCAATCTTTTAACTATGGGCCAAAAGGAAAATTTAAGcctaaagaaagaaaacacatccAG ATAAATGTAGGACTGATGGTGCCACATGAAACTGATGGAACTGATTTAAAACCTCTAAGAGGGAAAACACTCCCGTTATTTACAGACCCGGAGGTAGCAGCACCTGATCTGCTGAAACAAGCTGTACAGAAAATGAGAACATTTAACAAGGACATGCCTGAAGGACCTTATGTCCTTTTGTATCCAGACTGCTCAGAGGTGGTCCATGTGCCTGGGTCAGAAAGGCCATTCAAATTGGCAGAATATAAAAAGGAAATAGGAAAGGCATATTCCAGGATCACTTTTTTCATTTGCCTAGAAAAACACTATAAAAGAG tggatgATACCTCAgactctgattctgattctgaaattGTCATCACAACAAGAAGCACAGCTGAGTTCAATCAAGCTGACACTTTG GTTTTTGAACCACAAAATCGAAGTACTCCCAAACTCAAACTGGAAGATGAAAG GGAGGAGACGGACATTACATTACCTGACATCGTAGCAAATCTCTCACTTCCTATTGATCATAAAAGGGTCAGCCGGTTCAACATCTCAAGGGCTAATGTTTGGGATGGGGCTGTCAGAGGTTTCAAGCGTACAACATATTCTGAAACCTGTGACATGCTGGTCAAATTTACTGATGATACTGGTGTTCTGGAAGAGGGAATTGACACTGGTGGTCCAAGACGAGAGTTTTTAACTCTACTAATGAAACACCTAAAAGACCGGCCCATTTTTGATGGACCAGAAGGACATCGATTCTTGGTCTACAATGCAAATG CTGTTAGGGAGGATGAATACTACCTGGCAGGAAAGATGATTGCTGTGTCAGTTGTGCATGGAGGTCCAGGACCCCATTTCCTGTCAAAAGATCTTGTACATTATCTTGCAGGCCAGCCTTCATTCAAAGCACCAGTTAATTTAATAACTGATGCAGAAATAGGAAAAGCTTTGCAAGAG ATTGAGAATGCTACTTCGTTGGATGCTCTGCACGAATGTATGATGAGACACAGCACAATGTTACAGACAGCAGGTTGTCTGAGACATGTGGCTACTGtggaagaaaagagagaaattGTTTCAGACTACCTCCAATGGTATATTATTGACTGCAACTCATCTGTAATTGACAG ATTCAGGGAGGGTCTTTCAACCCTGGAGTTTTTGACTGCACTACAGCAACACCCTACTTTGCTGGCCCCTGTCCTGTGCCACTCTGAAAAGCAACTTACTGCTTTTGACCTTGAGGTACTCTTCAAACCTGACCTCAGTCCTTCGGGGAGTAATCGAAGACTTAAAGAAAGTCAAACTGTGGGCTACTGGGCAGACTATCTCCTTGATTGTGAAG AAGGCCAGGCTGCTGTGTCTGTGGAAGATGTTTTGATGTTTGCTACTGGGCTGTCTTCACTTCCCCCATCTGGCTTGGAACCACCGCCAAAAATACAGTTCCTGGATAACTCTGCGTTCCCAATGGCAAATACATGTACAAACTCCTTGAAATTACCACTCCTAGACTCATACATTTTGTTTAAGTCACAAATGGACTTTGGAATTCAAAATAGTCCAGGATTTGGCTGTTTTTAA